The Candidatus Tanganyikabacteria bacterium genomic sequence AAGAAGTAACGCTTCGCGCGGTGGCGCCGGATGACCGGATCCCACCCGGCCTCGGTGAAGACCATGCGCGTGGGAACCGTGATGCCGCAACGCTCGCCGACCGCCAGCTCGGTCATGTCTCGCGCCGTGTCTCGAACCGCGCCGAGCACGCCGTCGAGGAACTCGGCACGCGTGCAAGGGTGCCTGAAGAACTCGCGGTGCGCGATGACGCCGTTTGGCTTGACCAGCACGCGCCCGGCCGGCGGGTCGCCCAGCGCGTCCAGACCCGCCCGCACGATGGCGCGGATTCGCGCTGGATCGTAATCCGGGCAGTCGGCGAGGATGACCCGTGGCTTCGACATTCCCCTGGATTGTAGCGCGGAAGGGGTTGCAGGCCCGCACCGCGCGGGTACGAAGATGATTGGTCGGATGATAGGGAGGGTGACCTGATGCCGCAGAAACCGGGCAGTCCCACCAGACCGCTGCCGCCGCTGCCCAAGCCGCCGAGGCCGAAGCCGACGCCGCCTGAGCCGCCGCCCAAGCCGCCGAGGCCCAAGCCGACTCCGCCGGAGCCAAGACCCAGGCCCAAGCCGGAACCGCTGCCGACGCCGCCGGATTTCCCGCCGCTGCCCAAGCCGACGCCGCCCGAGCCGCGGCCGAAGCCGAAGCCGAAGCCGGAACCGCTGCCGACGCCGCCGTTCCCGAAGCCGAAGCCCAGGCCAAAGCCGGAGCCGACGCCGCCGTTCCCGAAGCCGAAGCCCAAGCCCAGGCCGGAGCCGACGCCGCCGTTCCCGAAGCCGAAGCCAAAGCCCGAGCCGTTGCCGTTGCCGACGCCGCCGGAGCCCGGGCCGAAACCCGGACCGCGGCCGACGCCACCCATCAAGCTCTAGGCATTGCCGGATCGGGTCCCCCCGCCGTTTGGCCTCGTCGCGGCCGAACCGCGGGGGGACGCCCCTCCTCCCAGCAAGAACCGGGTCGGGCTCTACCAGGTTCCCGACCGCGGCCGGGTGCTGGTCAAGTCGCCCGGCCCGGCCGGTCCCGCGGGCATTTGCCACGAGGCGGCCGTGCTGGCGGCGATCGCGCCGCTGGCCGGGGACGGGCGCTGCCCGCTGCGAGTTCCCGAGGTCTATGCCGCGGACGCCCGGCGCGGCCTGCTGGCAGTGCGCTGGATCGACGGCGCCGAGTCGCTCCATTCTTTCCACCGGCGTACCGGGCGCCACTCGCCCGCCATGGGAGCGGCGATCGGCCGCGCCCTGGGCTGGTTGCACGGGCGGGCGCCCCCGGGCCTCGATCCGCAGGCCGAGAATGTGCCGCGGGACGATGATTTCGCCTCGTTCTTCACGCACGTGCGGCCCGCCACGTACGCGCGCCTAGCGCGGGCGACGATCTCGCTGATCTCCGCGGTGCAGCACGATGCGGGCGCCGTCGCGGGCCTGCTGGCCATCGGCAGGTGGCGGGGCGGCGAACGCTGGCTGCACGGCGACCTCAAACCCGCCAACATCGTCAGGTTGCCGGGTAAGCGGCCCATGCTGCTCCTCGTGGACTGGGAGCGCTCGGTGCCGGGGGATCCGGCCCGGGACCTGGGTTCGCTCCTGGCGGAGTACCTGGCGCGGCGCCTGGCGCCCGATCCCGGGGAGCGGCCGGTGGCTTCCGGAACGCTGGCCGCCTTCGTCGCGGCCTTGCTGGCCGCGTACCGCGAGGAACGCGGGCCTGGCGAGCCGCCCGCGCCCGACTTCGGGGAGCGGCTGGGGCGCTGGACCGGCCTCGGCCTGCTGTA encodes the following:
- a CDS encoding aminoglycoside phosphotransferase family protein, which encodes MPDRVPPPFGLVAAEPRGDAPPPSKNRVGLYQVPDRGRVLVKSPGPAGPAGICHEAAVLAAIAPLAGDGRCPLRVPEVYAADARRGLLAVRWIDGAESLHSFHRRTGRHSPAMGAAIGRALGWLHGRAPPGLDPQAENVPRDDDFASFFTHVRPATYARLARATISLISAVQHDAGAVAGLLAIGRWRGGERWLHGDLKPANIVRLPGKRPMLLLVDWERSVPGDPARDLGSLLAEYLARRLAPDPGERPVASGTLAAFVAALLAAYREERGPGEPPAPDFGERLGRWTGLGLLYCVVARIHQDGLFSERERLLAAHGRDLLARPEAGLLTLLGTRW